One Azoarcus sp. DN11 DNA segment encodes these proteins:
- the murD gene encoding UDP-N-acetylmuramoyl-L-alanine--D-glutamate ligase, producing MSAATDKLVLVLGLGESGLAMAQWCARQGARVRVADSRPEPPGLVALKASVPAAEIALGAFSDGLLDDVARITLSPGIDARAPVLAEARRRRIEIVGEMTLFAEALAGAARTRTRILAITGTNGKTTTTALTAALCCAAGLDAVAAGNISPAALTALMERMDRGEALPECWVLELSSFQLETTAGLNAEGATVLNVTDDHLDRHGDLDSYATIKALIFAGDGVQILNRQDARVLAMAQAGRRVVSFGTDAPAGPDDYGIAADADGAAWMVCGEQRLLRLDEIPIAGAHNAANAMAALALARAIGLPWPALIAGLKAFKGLPHRVEPVARRDDGVVFYDDSKGTNVGATLAALEGLGRRVILIAGGDGKGQDFSPLRDAVARHARAVMLIGRDAALIDAALAGSGVPTERVASMDVAVERAAALAQPGDVVLLSPACASLDMFRNYAHRAEVFVAAVLRQRGVSAT from the coding sequence ATGAGCGCTGCCACCGACAAGCTCGTTCTGGTGCTCGGGCTCGGCGAATCGGGCCTCGCGATGGCGCAGTGGTGCGCACGTCAGGGCGCGCGCGTGCGCGTTGCGGACAGCCGCCCCGAACCGCCGGGGCTGGTGGCGCTCAAGGCGAGCGTCCCGGCCGCCGAGATCGCCCTTGGCGCGTTCTCGGACGGCCTGCTCGACGACGTGGCCCGCATCACCCTCAGTCCGGGGATCGATGCGCGCGCGCCGGTGCTCGCGGAGGCGCGGCGCCGTCGGATCGAGATCGTCGGCGAGATGACGCTTTTCGCGGAGGCGCTCGCGGGAGCAGCGCGCACGCGCACCCGTATCCTCGCGATTACCGGCACCAACGGCAAGACCACGACCACGGCGCTGACGGCCGCTCTGTGCTGCGCCGCGGGACTGGACGCCGTCGCCGCGGGCAACATCAGCCCCGCGGCGCTCACCGCGCTGATGGAGCGGATGGACCGTGGCGAAGCGCTCCCCGAATGCTGGGTGCTCGAACTATCGAGCTTCCAGCTGGAAACCACCGCCGGCCTGAACGCGGAAGGCGCGACGGTGCTGAACGTCACGGACGACCACCTCGACCGCCACGGCGATCTCGACAGCTATGCCACGATCAAGGCGCTGATTTTCGCAGGCGACGGCGTGCAGATCCTCAACCGCCAGGATGCGCGCGTGCTGGCGATGGCGCAGGCGGGGCGGCGTGTCGTGAGCTTCGGCACCGACGCGCCCGCGGGGCCGGACGACTACGGCATCGCCGCGGACGCCGACGGTGCGGCGTGGATGGTTTGCGGCGAGCAGCGCCTGCTGCGCCTCGACGAGATCCCCATCGCCGGCGCGCACAATGCTGCGAACGCGATGGCCGCCTTGGCGCTCGCGCGCGCGATCGGACTTCCCTGGCCGGCGCTGATTGCGGGGCTGAAGGCGTTCAAGGGACTGCCGCACCGCGTCGAACCTGTGGCCCGCCGCGACGACGGCGTGGTGTTCTACGATGACTCCAAGGGGACCAATGTCGGCGCGACGCTCGCCGCGCTCGAAGGCCTCGGGCGGCGCGTGATCCTGATCGCGGGGGGCGACGGCAAGGGACAGGATTTCTCGCCCCTGCGTGATGCCGTTGCACGCCACGCGCGTGCCGTGATGCTGATCGGCCGGGATGCGGCGCTGATCGATGCGGCGCTGGCGGGTTCGGGCGTGCCGACCGAACGTGTCGCGAGCATGGATGTCGCCGTCGAGCGTGCCGCTGCACTGGCGCAGCCGGGCGACGTCGTCCTGCTCTCACCGGCCTGCGCGAGCCTCGACATGTTCCGCAACTACGCCCACCGCGCAGAAGTGTTCGTCGCGGCGGTGCTTCGCCAGCGGGGAGTGAGCGCGACATGA
- the murG gene encoding undecaprenyldiphospho-muramoylpentapeptide beta-N-acetylglucosaminyltransferase, which translates to MKTLLVMAGGTGGHIFPGIAVAEVLRARGWRIVWMGNPDGMEARIVPDRGYETAWVRFTALRGKGIVRKLLLPLNLLRGFWQALRELGRIRPDVVLGMGGYVTFPGGMMAALTGRPLVLHEQNSVAGLANRVLAGVADRVLAGFPRTLKKAGWVGNPVRADIAAAAPPEERFAERRGPLKLLVVGGSLGAAVLNQTVPQALARLQPAERPIVTHQAGAKQIDALRAAYAAVGVEGELLPFIDDMATKYAEADLVICRAGALTVAELAAVGAASLLVPLPHAVDDHQTGNARFLADQGAAYLLPQTELNAERLAGILAGLDRPRLLDMAAKARALAKPRAAEAVAQVCEDLAAGRKQ; encoded by the coding sequence ATGAAGACGCTCCTCGTGATGGCGGGCGGCACGGGCGGGCACATCTTCCCCGGCATTGCCGTGGCGGAAGTGCTGCGCGCGCGCGGTTGGCGCATCGTCTGGATGGGCAATCCGGATGGCATGGAAGCGCGCATCGTTCCGGACCGCGGCTACGAGACCGCCTGGGTGCGCTTCACGGCGCTGCGGGGCAAGGGGATCGTGCGCAAGCTGCTGCTACCGCTGAACCTGCTGCGCGGCTTCTGGCAGGCGCTGCGCGAACTGGGGCGCATCCGCCCCGACGTCGTGCTGGGCATGGGGGGATACGTCACGTTTCCCGGCGGCATGATGGCGGCGCTCACCGGACGTCCCCTGGTCCTGCACGAGCAGAACTCCGTCGCGGGGCTCGCGAACCGCGTGCTGGCCGGCGTCGCCGACCGCGTGCTCGCGGGCTTCCCGCGAACGCTGAAGAAAGCGGGCTGGGTGGGCAACCCGGTGCGCGCGGATATCGCCGCGGCCGCCCCTCCGGAAGAGCGTTTTGCCGAGCGCCGCGGGCCGCTCAAGCTGCTCGTGGTCGGTGGCAGCCTCGGCGCGGCAGTGCTGAACCAGACGGTGCCGCAAGCACTGGCGCGCCTGCAGCCAGCCGAGCGTCCGATCGTCACGCATCAGGCCGGTGCAAAGCAGATTGACGCACTGCGTGCCGCCTACGCGGCGGTCGGTGTCGAAGGCGAACTGCTGCCCTTCATCGACGACATGGCGACGAAATACGCCGAGGCCGATCTCGTGATCTGTCGCGCCGGAGCGCTGACCGTCGCGGAACTCGCCGCCGTCGGCGCGGCGAGCCTGCTCGTGCCCCTTCCGCACGCGGTGGACGATCACCAGACCGGGAACGCGCGCTTCCTCGCCGACCAGGGAGCGGCGTATCTGCTCCCGCAAACCGAACTCAACGCCGAGCGGCTGGCGGGCATCCTCGCGGGCCTGGATCGTCCGCGCCTGCTCGACATGGCCGCGAAGGCGCGCGCGCTCGCCAAGCCGCGTGCCGCAGAGGCCGTCGCGCAGGTCTGCGAGGATCTCGCGGCAGGGAGAAAGCAATGA
- a CDS encoding UDP-N-acetylmuramoyl-L-alanyl-D-glutamate--2,6-diaminopimelate ligase, giving the protein MSVEAASGILDRLRRAGVSPVGITADSRRVQPGDVFAAWPGSIADGRRFIGAAVERGAAAVLWDDADGFCVEGLPVPAIPAPSLRRLGGHLAHLIHGRPSEKQWVVGVTGTNGKTTVTQWLAAALGRLGERCGVIGTLGNGFPGQLADTLNTTPDALEVHRILAGFLAAGGRAATMEVSSIGLDQERVNAVAFDVAVFTNLSRDHLDYHGSMEAYGAAKARLFALPGLGAAVINLDDAFGTDQARGLAAAGLPVIAYTQVAEHATAIHGARVLSAQDVRMSPSGVRFVLAFEGARRELDAGVVGPFNVSNLLAVAGALLARGLPLDDIVQAIAQLTPPKGRMQLVGGVSEPLVVVDYAHTPDALAKVLEAVRATVATRGGRLVCVFGCGGDRDAGKRPLMGDVARQFADRVIVTSDNPRSEDPVRIVDAIMQGAGPQADRVIDRAQAIRIAVGEAAADDVIVLAGKGHEPYQEIMGVRLPFSDVEQARAALLEWNRVRGAGKC; this is encoded by the coding sequence GTGAGCGTCGAAGCTGCCTCCGGGATCCTCGATCGTCTGCGCCGGGCGGGCGTCAGCCCCGTGGGCATCACCGCCGATTCGCGCCGTGTGCAGCCGGGCGACGTCTTTGCTGCGTGGCCGGGTTCCATCGCAGACGGACGCCGATTCATCGGTGCCGCAGTCGAGCGGGGTGCCGCGGCCGTGCTGTGGGACGACGCCGACGGTTTCTGCGTCGAGGGGCTTCCGGTCCCCGCGATTCCCGCTCCGTCCCTGCGCCGCCTTGGCGGCCATCTCGCGCACCTGATCCACGGGCGCCCGTCCGAGAAGCAGTGGGTGGTCGGCGTGACCGGCACCAACGGCAAGACGACGGTGACGCAGTGGCTGGCCGCTGCCCTTGGCCGCCTCGGCGAGCGCTGCGGGGTGATCGGGACGCTGGGCAACGGGTTCCCGGGGCAGCTCGCCGATACGCTGAACACGACGCCGGATGCGCTCGAAGTGCATCGCATCCTCGCGGGTTTCCTTGCGGCCGGCGGGCGTGCCGCGACGATGGAAGTGTCGTCGATCGGGCTCGACCAGGAGCGTGTCAACGCAGTGGCTTTCGACGTCGCGGTGTTCACGAACCTGAGCCGCGATCATCTCGACTACCACGGCAGCATGGAAGCTTACGGCGCCGCGAAGGCTCGGTTGTTTGCGCTGCCGGGGCTTGGCGCCGCGGTGATCAATCTCGATGACGCCTTCGGAACGGACCAGGCGCGCGGGCTCGCGGCCGCGGGATTGCCGGTGATCGCTTACACGCAGGTCGCGGAACATGCGACGGCCATCCATGGCGCGCGGGTGCTGAGTGCGCAGGATGTGCGGATGTCGCCGTCCGGCGTGCGGTTCGTGCTGGCATTCGAAGGGGCGCGCCGCGAGCTCGATGCGGGCGTGGTCGGGCCGTTCAATGTCTCGAACCTGCTGGCGGTAGCCGGTGCGCTGCTCGCGCGAGGCCTGCCGCTGGACGACATCGTGCAGGCCATCGCGCAGCTGACGCCACCGAAAGGGCGCATGCAGCTCGTCGGCGGTGTCAGCGAGCCGCTGGTCGTGGTGGATTATGCGCACACGCCGGACGCCCTCGCGAAAGTGCTCGAGGCGGTCCGTGCGACCGTGGCGACGCGCGGCGGGCGTCTCGTGTGCGTGTTCGGATGCGGTGGCGACCGTGACGCGGGCAAGCGGCCGCTCATGGGCGATGTCGCGCGCCAGTTCGCCGATCGCGTGATCGTGACCAGCGACAATCCGCGCAGCGAGGATCCGGTGAGGATCGTCGACGCCATCATGCAGGGCGCGGGTCCGCAGGCCGACCGTGTCATCGACCGTGCGCAGGCGATCCGCATCGCGGTGGGCGAGGCGGCGGCCGACGACGTCATCGTGCTCGCGGGCAAAGGGCATGAACCGTATCAGGAGATCATGGGTGTGCGTCTGCCCTTCTCGGATGTCGAACAGGCGCGCGCCGCGTTGCTCGAATGGAATCGCGTGCGGGGGGCGGGAAAATGCTGA
- a CDS encoding D-alanine--D-alanine ligase, with translation MRAKFGKVAVLLGGTSAERDVSLMSGGAVLGALRAAGVDAHAFDPAELDLHILKEQGYDRAFIALHGRGGEDGTVQGMLELLQIPYTGSGVMASALAMDKWRTKMVWAACGLPTPRYAILDADTDWDAVAADLGLPIFVKPVHEGSSMGATKVTEAGQLKAAWELAARFDDLVIAEEFISGAELTAPFLRDRALPLIRIEAPGGNYDYQNKYFTDDTRYLCPCGLPAEQEEALRALVMKCAQVLGCRGWGRADLILTEDGRPYLLEMNTSPGMTGHSLVPMSARVAGMDFTQLCLAILEDARLG, from the coding sequence ATGCGCGCGAAATTCGGCAAGGTCGCGGTGCTGCTCGGCGGCACCTCGGCGGAACGGGACGTCTCGCTGATGTCGGGCGGTGCTGTGCTCGGGGCCCTGCGTGCCGCAGGCGTCGATGCGCACGCCTTCGACCCCGCCGAACTCGACCTGCACATCCTCAAGGAGCAGGGCTACGACCGCGCCTTCATCGCGCTGCACGGGCGCGGCGGCGAGGACGGCACGGTGCAGGGCATGCTGGAACTGCTGCAGATTCCCTACACGGGCAGCGGCGTGATGGCGTCGGCGCTGGCGATGGACAAGTGGCGCACGAAGATGGTGTGGGCGGCTTGCGGCCTGCCGACGCCGCGCTACGCGATCCTGGACGCTGACACCGACTGGGACGCGGTCGCCGCCGACCTCGGCCTGCCGATCTTCGTGAAGCCGGTGCACGAAGGCTCCAGCATGGGCGCGACCAAGGTGACGGAAGCCGGGCAGCTCAAGGCCGCGTGGGAGCTGGCCGCGCGCTTCGACGATCTGGTGATCGCCGAGGAATTCATCTCCGGCGCCGAACTGACCGCGCCCTTCCTGCGCGACCGCGCGTTGCCGCTGATCCGTATCGAGGCGCCCGGCGGCAACTACGACTACCAGAACAAGTACTTCACCGACGACACCCGCTACCTGTGCCCCTGCGGGCTGCCCGCCGAGCAGGAGGAGGCCCTGCGGGCGCTGGTGATGAAGTGCGCCCAGGTGCTGGGCTGCCGCGGCTGGGGCCGTGCGGACCTGATCCTGACCGAAGACGGGCGGCCTTACCTGCTGGAAATGAACACCTCGCCAGGCATGACCGGCCATTCACTCGTGCCGATGTCGGCGCGGGTCGCCGGCATGGACTTCACCCAGCTCTGTCTCGCGATCCTGGAGGATGCCCGTCTTGGCTGA
- the murF gene encoding UDP-N-acetylmuramoyl-tripeptide--D-alanyl-D-alanine ligase: MLSLGDIGRLPGFQVNGDATFTCVGTDSRRIRAGQLFVALRGERFDGHDFVEQAIAAGAVAVMVDEDWEHTHGDLEVPRAVVGDTRRALGALAAHWRSRFDIPLIGITGSNGKTTVKEMCAAIMRAQSRHDGYPLESVLATVGNLNNDIGLPLTLLELRGEHRAAVIEMGMNHPGEIAYLTDVARPSVAIVTNAQRAHLQGMGSLVEIAKEKGAIYGGLGANGVAIVNADDTHCALWQEDNRGRHVVTFATGRAADVTATSEVHGLGTHVQLTTADGSVEFELAVPGEHNVRNAAGAAAACLAAGASRDAVVEGLSGFGGAPGRLQRRVGLGGSQIIDDTYNANPDSVRAAIDVLAATAGHTVLVLGDMGEVGMTSAQLHDEVGGYAKSKGIDALYALGDMSAVAAHNFGDGGQHFASAEALIAALAPRLDANTVVLVKGSRFMRMERVTNGLAAVHNSAPSQESH; this comes from the coding sequence ATGCTGAGCCTGGGCGACATCGGCCGGCTGCCGGGCTTTCAGGTAAACGGTGACGCCACGTTTACCTGCGTCGGCACGGACAGCCGGCGCATCCGCGCCGGTCAGCTGTTCGTCGCGTTGCGCGGCGAACGCTTCGACGGCCACGATTTCGTCGAGCAGGCCATCGCCGCCGGCGCGGTTGCGGTCATGGTGGATGAGGACTGGGAGCACACGCACGGCGACCTCGAAGTGCCGCGCGCGGTGGTCGGCGACACCCGCCGCGCGCTCGGCGCGCTTGCGGCCCACTGGCGCAGCCGCTTCGACATCCCGCTGATAGGCATCACCGGCAGCAACGGCAAGACCACGGTCAAGGAGATGTGCGCCGCGATCATGCGCGCCCAGTCGCGCCACGACGGGTACCCGCTGGAAAGCGTGCTGGCGACGGTCGGCAATCTCAACAACGACATCGGCTTGCCGCTGACCCTGCTGGAACTGCGCGGCGAACACCGTGCGGCGGTCATCGAGATGGGCATGAACCATCCGGGCGAAATCGCGTATCTGACGGACGTCGCCCGTCCGAGCGTGGCGATCGTCACCAATGCGCAGCGCGCACACTTGCAGGGCATGGGTTCGCTGGTCGAGATCGCGAAGGAAAAGGGCGCGATCTACGGCGGCCTCGGCGCAAACGGCGTCGCCATCGTGAACGCGGACGACACCCACTGCGCGCTGTGGCAGGAGGACAACCGCGGACGTCATGTGGTGACCTTCGCGACAGGACGCGCCGCCGACGTGACGGCGACGAGCGAGGTCCATGGGCTCGGCACGCATGTGCAGCTGACGACGGCCGACGGCAGTGTCGAGTTCGAACTCGCGGTGCCCGGCGAGCACAACGTTCGCAATGCGGCTGGCGCCGCCGCGGCCTGCCTTGCAGCCGGGGCGTCGCGCGATGCCGTTGTCGAGGGGTTGTCCGGTTTCGGCGGTGCGCCGGGGCGGCTGCAGCGGCGCGTCGGCCTTGGCGGTTCGCAGATCATCGACGATACCTACAACGCCAACCCCGACTCGGTGCGCGCGGCGATCGACGTCCTGGCCGCGACGGCCGGCCATACCGTTCTCGTGCTCGGCGACATGGGCGAGGTCGGCATGACCAGCGCGCAACTCCATGACGAGGTCGGCGGTTACGCGAAGAGCAAGGGTATCGACGCGCTGTATGCGCTGGGCGACATGAGTGCGGTGGCGGCGCACAACTTCGGCGACGGCGGGCAGCACTTCGCCAGCGCCGAGGCACTGATCGCGGCGCTGGCGCCGCGCCTGGATGCGAACACCGTGGTACTGGTGAAGGGTTCCCGCTTCATGCGGATGGAGCGGGTGACGAACGGCCTTGCGGCGGTGCACAATAGCGCCCCCTCACAGGAGTCTCACTAG
- the murC gene encoding UDP-N-acetylmuramate--L-alanine ligase, which translates to MKHKVKRIHFVGIGGAGMSGIAEVLVNLGYSVSGSDLGQNAATRRLRALGARVVSGHAAENVAQADAVVISTAVRNDNPEVIAARARHVPVVPRAQMLAELMRLKQGIAIAGTHGKTTTTSLVASILAEGGLDPTFVIGGKLNAAGANARLGKGDFLVAEADESDASFLLLTPVISVVTNIDADHMDTYGHDFARLKQAFVDFLQHLPFYGVAVLCEDDPHVRSIMPLVSKQIVRYGLSETANVRAENIRAEGGRMLFDAVRVNGTISRLPIELNLPGLHNVLNALAAIAVATEAQVPDAAIIKALAEFKGVGRRFQRYGEIPLRGEDGGERGSFTLIDDYGHHPVEMAATLAAARGAFPDRRLVLAFQPHRFTRTRDCFEDFVKVLSTVDALILAEVYAAGEPPVVAADGRTLARAIRVAGKVEPIFVEDIADMPAMILSAARDGDVVITMGAGSIGGVPGQLANSEDVA; encoded by the coding sequence ATGAAACACAAGGTCAAACGCATCCATTTCGTCGGCATCGGCGGGGCCGGCATGAGCGGCATCGCCGAGGTGCTGGTCAACCTCGGCTACTCGGTCAGCGGCTCCGACCTCGGCCAGAACGCCGCGACGCGCCGTCTGCGCGCGCTGGGCGCCCGCGTGGTATCGGGCCATGCCGCGGAGAACGTCGCCCAGGCCGACGCGGTCGTGATCTCGACGGCCGTGCGCAACGACAACCCCGAGGTCATCGCCGCGCGCGCGCGCCATGTCCCCGTCGTCCCGCGTGCCCAGATGCTCGCCGAACTGATGCGCCTCAAGCAGGGCATCGCGATCGCCGGCACGCACGGCAAGACGACGACCACCTCGCTCGTCGCCAGCATCCTCGCCGAAGGCGGCCTGGACCCCACCTTCGTCATCGGCGGCAAGCTGAACGCGGCAGGCGCCAATGCACGCCTCGGCAAGGGTGACTTCCTCGTCGCGGAAGCCGACGAATCCGATGCCTCCTTCCTGCTGCTCACCCCGGTGATCTCGGTCGTCACGAACATCGACGCCGACCACATGGACACCTACGGGCACGACTTTGCCCGCCTCAAGCAGGCCTTCGTCGACTTCCTCCAGCACCTGCCGTTCTACGGCGTCGCGGTGCTGTGCGAGGACGACCCGCACGTGCGCTCGATCATGCCGCTGGTGTCGAAGCAGATCGTCCGCTACGGCCTGTCCGAGACGGCCAACGTCCGTGCCGAGAACATCCGCGCCGAAGGCGGCCGCATGCTGTTCGACGCCGTGCGCGTCAACGGCACGATTAGCCGCCTGCCAATCGAACTGAATCTGCCCGGCCTGCACAACGTGCTCAATGCGCTGGCGGCGATCGCCGTGGCGACCGAGGCGCAGGTGCCGGATGCGGCAATCATCAAGGCGCTGGCCGAGTTCAAGGGCGTCGGGCGCCGTTTCCAGCGTTACGGCGAGATTCCGCTGCGCGGCGAAGACGGCGGCGAGCGCGGCAGCTTCACGCTGATCGACGACTATGGTCATCATCCGGTCGAGATGGCGGCGACGCTCGCCGCGGCGCGCGGTGCGTTCCCCGACCGGCGCCTCGTCCTCGCCTTCCAGCCGCACCGCTTCACGCGCACGCGCGACTGTTTCGAGGACTTCGTGAAGGTGCTGTCGACCGTCGATGCCCTGATCTTGGCCGAAGTGTATGCCGCCGGCGAGCCGCCGGTCGTGGCGGCCGACGGACGTACTCTGGCGCGCGCGATCCGCGTCGCCGGCAAGGTCGAACCGATCTTCGTCGAGGACATCGCCGACATGCCGGCGATGATCCTGTCGGCGGCGCGCGACGGCGACGTGGTGATCACGATGGGTGCGGGCTCGATCGGGGGCGTGCCCGGACAACTGGCCAACAGCGAGGATGTGGCGTGA
- the mraY gene encoding phospho-N-acetylmuramoyl-pentapeptide-transferase — protein sequence MLLELALWLGQDIRTFNVFGYITLRTVLAALTALVISFVFGPSLIRWLAAKKIGQAVRDDGPKSHLTKAGTPTMGGALILIAIAVTTLLWGDLRNQYVWVTLLVTLGFGAVGWVDDWRKVVHRDPKGLPSRWKYLWTSLIAFGAAVFLSVTAHEPAQTELIVPFFKAVSYPLGIYGFIALSYFVINGTSHAVNLTDGLDGLAIMPTVMVAGALAIFAYVAGHAGFSKYLGVPYINGAGELAVFLGALCGAGLGFLWFNAYPAEVFMGDVGALALGAALGTVAVVVRQEIVLFIMGGLFVAETMSVMAQVLYFKLTGGKRIFRMAPLHHHYELGGWKETQVVVRFWIITIMLVLFGLSTLKLR from the coding sequence ATGCTGCTCGAACTCGCCCTCTGGCTGGGTCAGGATATCCGCACCTTCAACGTGTTCGGCTACATCACGCTGCGCACGGTCCTCGCGGCGCTCACCGCGCTCGTCATCTCCTTCGTTTTCGGTCCTTCGCTGATCCGCTGGCTTGCAGCGAAGAAGATCGGCCAGGCGGTCCGCGACGACGGCCCCAAATCCCATCTCACCAAGGCCGGTACCCCGACGATGGGCGGCGCGCTGATTCTGATCGCGATCGCGGTGACCACGCTGCTGTGGGGCGACCTGCGCAACCAGTACGTGTGGGTGACCTTGCTCGTGACCCTCGGCTTCGGCGCGGTCGGCTGGGTCGACGACTGGCGCAAGGTCGTCCACCGCGACCCGAAGGGACTGCCCAGCCGCTGGAAATACCTGTGGACCTCGCTGATCGCGTTCGGCGCGGCGGTGTTCCTGAGCGTGACGGCCCACGAGCCGGCGCAGACCGAGCTGATCGTGCCCTTCTTCAAGGCCGTGTCCTACCCGCTGGGGATCTACGGCTTCATCGCGCTCTCGTATTTCGTCATCAACGGCACGAGCCATGCGGTGAACCTCACCGACGGCCTGGACGGCCTCGCGATCATGCCGACGGTGATGGTCGCCGGCGCGCTCGCGATCTTCGCCTACGTCGCCGGCCATGCCGGCTTTTCGAAATACCTCGGTGTGCCCTATATCAATGGCGCCGGCGAACTGGCGGTGTTCCTGGGGGCCCTGTGCGGCGCCGGCCTCGGTTTCCTGTGGTTCAACGCCTACCCGGCGGAAGTCTTCATGGGCGACGTCGGTGCGCTCGCACTGGGGGCCGCGCTGGGCACGGTGGCCGTCGTCGTGCGCCAGGAAATCGTGCTCTTCATCATGGGCGGCCTGTTCGTCGCCGAGACGATGTCGGTGATGGCCCAGGTGCTGTACTTCAAGCTCACCGGCGGCAAGCGCATCTTCCGCATGGCACCCCTGCATCACCACTACGAGCTGGGGGGCTGGAAGGAAACCCAGGTCGTGGTGCGCTTCTGGATCATCACGATCATGCTCGTGCTGTTCGGTCTTTCGACGCTGAAACTGAGATGA
- the ftsW gene encoding putative lipid II flippase FtsW yields the protein MKFMSALAGWIGSRSASGIGSDTSRAVNRLMSPPLPARDLDPLLIWSSAALLLIGLVMVYSASIAMAEGSKFTGYQPYYFVTRHAVFLAVGVVGGLMAFQITMRQWQQFAPLLFLGGLALLIVVLIPGVGREVNGAQRWLPLGPINLQPSELMKLFAALYAADYTVRKLPDMGSFRRGFLPMAVTIVLVGFLLLREPDFGAFVVVAAIAFGVLFLGGINVRVFALLAIVAVIGLALLVWLSPYRRDRLFGFMDPWQDAFGKGYQLSHALIAFGRGEWFGVGLGASVEKLFYLPEAHTDFLLAVIAEELGFVGVLTIVILFAILVHRAMFIGREAIKLERYFSGLVAMGIGLWMGVQSFINMGVNTGLLPTKGLTLPLMSFGGSGIVANCVALAILLRVDWENRQVMRGRS from the coding sequence ATGAAGTTCATGAGCGCCCTGGCCGGTTGGATCGGCTCTCGCAGCGCGAGCGGCATCGGCTCGGACACCAGCCGTGCGGTCAATCGCCTGATGAGTCCGCCTCTGCCCGCGCGCGACCTGGATCCGCTGCTGATCTGGTCCTCTGCGGCGCTTCTCCTCATCGGCCTCGTGATGGTGTATTCGGCGTCGATCGCGATGGCCGAAGGCTCCAAGTTCACCGGCTACCAGCCCTATTACTTTGTCACCCGGCATGCGGTCTTCCTCGCGGTCGGCGTCGTCGGCGGACTGATGGCCTTCCAGATCACGATGCGCCAGTGGCAGCAGTTCGCGCCGCTGCTCTTTCTCGGCGGCCTCGCGCTGCTCATCGTCGTGCTGATCCCGGGCGTCGGGCGCGAGGTGAACGGCGCACAGCGCTGGCTGCCGCTCGGTCCCATCAACCTGCAGCCGTCCGAGCTGATGAAGCTCTTCGCCGCGCTGTATGCGGCCGACTATACGGTGCGCAAGCTTCCCGACATGGGCAGCTTCCGCCGCGGCTTCCTGCCGATGGCGGTCACCATCGTCCTCGTCGGCTTCCTGCTGCTGCGCGAGCCGGATTTCGGCGCCTTCGTCGTCGTCGCCGCGATCGCCTTCGGCGTGCTGTTTCTCGGCGGCATCAACGTGCGGGTTTTCGCCCTGCTCGCCATCGTCGCGGTGATCGGCCTCGCGCTGCTGGTGTGGCTGTCCCCCTACCGCCGCGACCGCCTGTTCGGTTTCATGGACCCGTGGCAGGACGCCTTCGGCAAGGGCTACCAGCTGTCGCACGCGTTGATCGCCTTCGGCCGCGGCGAGTGGTTCGGCGTCGGCCTCGGCGCGAGCGTGGAAAAGCTCTTCTACCTCCCCGAAGCACATACCGATTTCCTCCTCGCGGTGATCGCCGAGGAACTCGGCTTCGTCGGCGTGCTGACCATCGTCATCCTGTTCGCCATCCTCGTGCATCGCGCCATGTTCATCGGGCGCGAGGCCATCAAGCTCGAGCGTTACTTCTCGGGCCTCGTCGCGATGGGGATCGGCCTGTGGATGGGCGTGCAGTCCTTCATCAACATGGGCGTGAACACGGGCCTGCTGCCGACGAAAGGCCTCACGCTGCCGCTGATGAGCTTCGGCGGCTCAGGCATCGTCGCAAACTGCGTCGCGCTCGCGATCCTGCTGCGCGTGGATTGGGAAAACCGCCAAGTCATGAGGGGACGCTCATGA